A genomic window from Cricetulus griseus strain 17A/GY chromosome 4, alternate assembly CriGri-PICRH-1.0, whole genome shotgun sequence includes:
- the LOC100773460 gene encoding LOW QUALITY PROTEIN: olfactory receptor 150 isoform X2 (The sequence of the model RefSeq protein was modified relative to this genomic sequence to represent the inferred CDS: deleted 1 base in 1 codon), which yields MAERNDSAVTEFILSWLTDQPELHLPLFLLFLRIYLLTVLGNLGMIILILLSSHLHTPMYLFLSSLSFIDLCYSTVITPKMLVNFVKEKNVISYQECMTQLYFFLVFVISECHMLAAMAYDCYVAICNPLLCNVTMSYQVCSWMVGGIYCMGIICAAVHTLCMLRVVFCKTNIINHYLCDLFPLMEIACSNTFVNEVFLLGLRAFNILVSTLTILGSYIFIIASILHIKSTEGIFKAFSTCGSHFSAVAVFFGSLAFVYLQPSSVRSKDKGKVSSVFYTTIVPMLNPMIYSLRNRDVKTCSE from the exons atggcagaaagaaatGACTCTGCAGTGACTGAGTTCATCCTCTCCTGGTTAACAGACCAACCAGAGCTACATTTgcccctgttcctcctcttccttcgaATCTACCTGCTCACAGTGCTGGGGAACCTGGGAATGATCATCCTGATCCTGCTCAGTTCCCACCTGCACACCCCCATGTACCTCTTCCTCAGCAGTCTGTCCTTCATTGACCTCTGTTACTCCACTGTCATCACCCCCAAAATGCTGGTGAACTTTGTAAAAGAGAAGAATGTCATCTCCTACCAGGAATGTATGACTCAGCTCTATTTCTTCCTTGTGTTTGTGATATCTGAGTGTCACATGTTGGCTGCTATGGCATATGACTGCTATGTTGCCATTTGTAATCCCTTGTTGTGCAATGTTACTATGTCTTACCAAGTCTGTTCC TGGATGGTAGGTGGGATATATTGCATGGGCATCATCTGTGCAGCAGTTCATACTCTCTGCATGCTAAGAGTGGTTTTCTGTAAGACTAATATAATAAACCATTACTTATGTGATCTTTTCCCACTGATGGAGATTGCCTGCTCCAATACTTTTGTCAATGAGGTATTCCTCCTAGGCCTCCGTGCTTTTAACATCCTTGTTTCAACTCTGACCATCTTGGGTTCATATATCTTCATCATTGCTAGCATCCTCCATATCAAATCCACTGAGGGCATATTCAAAGCCTTCAGCACCTGTGGCTCCCACTTCTCTGCTGTTGCTGTCTTCTTTGGTTCCTTGGCATTTGTGTATCTACAGCCCTCCTCAGTCAGATCCAAAGACAAAGGGAAAGTGTCCTCTGTCTTTTATACTACCATTGTGCCCATGCTGAATCCCAtgatctacagcctgaggaacaggGATGTTAAAACTTGCTCTGAATAA